From the genome of Saccharomyces paradoxus strain CBS432 chromosome XII sequence:
AATCAGTTAGTGAGCTCTGTCTGTAcgcatatatatatatataaacatatacatatatatatatatatatatgtatactTTACATAACTGCCAtacatcatcatcttttttatattctcTCTAATGCGCATTTACATCAGAGTATACGTcaaatcttctttgtttcGTCAAGGGAACTGCTTGTCTGAATGACTCAATGACTTCGGGATCCAACTCAGCATAGATAATCTCTTCTCCTTCGCCAGCTTCAGCTACGATCTTACCTCTAGGGTCCACCACTATGGAGTGGCCATAAGCATGGTAAGAACTTTGTAAATTCCTTGCTGGAGAACATAACATCACATACACTTGGTTGTCGACTGCCCTGCTCCTTGCCAGTAAATGCCAGTGCAATGGCCCCGTGACCGTGTTGAATGCGCTGGGATAGATCATTGCAAAGGCCCCCTTGCGTGCACTTAGCATCGCCAGTTCTGGAAACCTCATATCATAGCATATGCCCACGCCGAACTTACCATATTTCGTGTCAATGGTAGTGGACTTCTCTCCAGGACTCAAGGTTTCACTTTCATGGAACGATATACCGTTGGGAATATCCACATCAAAAAGATGGACTTTCCGGTGCTTATCAATCAACTTCCCATCCTCATTGAAAATTATGGAGGTGTTATAGATCTTGTCTGTCTTTGGGTCCAATTCTGGAATCGTTCCTCCTACCAAGATGATTTTAAACTTACTAGCTAAATTGGATAGAAACTGAACTGACGTTGAAGGCTCTTTCGGATTGATAATTTCCGAATACTTTCTAAACTGATCAGTGGAATACGGAGAATTGAAGCATTCTGGCAATACGACCAACTTTGTATCCGGCTGTTCCTTCATAGCCCTTTCAATGAACGTTGCCGCTCTTTGAAGGTTGGCCATTTTGTCAGGACTAGAGCCTGACAACTGGACCAAGGCGACTTTGAGTTTTTGTGAAAGGATTTTCGAAGCACTCATATTGGCGATCTTGTACACCCTCCTGCTATCTCAATAGCTGTATTTTTACAGGATTCAAATCAGATTAGCAAGATATCATATAACACTATCGATAATTTCAATATCGTTTTCGTGTCTGATGACGTGTCTGTTCATTGATAAGGCCCGCCGTGGCTTCAGATAGCAGAACGGGACGATCAATGGTTTTATACCTTCCATGCTAACTACGTAATCATCCAGTTCCTGGATTTATTCTTTAGATGCACAGTCTACAGTCAAGAATTTTGATCAAATTTTTGCATCCATGCATATGAAATAGCCGCCGTCTCTGCTTAAGTGCCTGTTTAGCAATAGTTTTTTCCTACCACACATGCCATGGCACAAGTTTTGTACCATTTCCTCTACGTTTACTGGGTTTCCAATACTAGTTCTGTAAGGTATCATTAGGTCCAAATAAAAGGATGCTTCACGGAGATATGTTACCCGCGCTATTTCACGCGGCTCACTTAAATTAGAGGTGGAATTTGGTATATTCTCCTCATCTGGTGAAGTGGGTGATCTGACAATTCTTTAAACGTTGCTTGTAGTTACTTTTTGTCGCCAACTGGATGTCATCTATACTGCTACCTTTATATTTCTGCGTTCAACTAGCGTTTATAAGGTTGAGGAATATAGAAACTGTGTTCTTATTCACTTAATTCAAACCTGTGGTAATACCTTCCTTATTCAAAATAGTAGGAGAAAACAGTGTCGGGAGAAGTCAAATGCCAGATTTAAAGTCTAAGACTTTATCAAACCAATCTTTAGGAGCGGCTATTCCGCCAGAAATCGTGTACCAAATACTTACATACCAGTTCAGAGATTTGTTAAGAAATGATCATCCAGGTACAGCAGAGAAGTTTAACGAAAATTTAGCTACATTTGTCAAAAGTAATTTAACTGTTAACAAGACATTTTCCCATATTTGTCAAGTTCTCATTTATAGATATTGTAATTTAACTACTGCAAAGAGGTTTCATGGTCTTTTACAGACTTTAAAGGGTAATAGATGCCTTTGCAATAAGGTTGAAGTAGCTgattttcaagaattaaCGTCCATTGGGCTGGGGAGGTCTAGCGAGATGAATAAGATGATTAAAAATTTAACTAACGAAACTCTTCTTGAGTTTCTGATGCTCACTAAGGCAAACTTAAGAGAATTCTTAGCAtgtgaaaatattcaagacGATTTGGACGATAGTATCATAAAGTACATTTTATCTCCAGGAAAAGTCTTGAGTGTAGTGGATTTCTGTGGCTGCTCAGGCACTACTTTCACAGAAAGTTTTATTAAGGCCCTGGACAAATACTACCCAAATAAATCTATTGACCAGTATCGACTAGAACCTACTCAACAAAATTATCAGATCACCTGCCTAGGCCTAAATGATTGCATTGATCTGCCATCACACGTCCTTTGGAAGATCTTGAAAATGTTACCAGAACTACAAAAGCTCGATTTGTCTCATACGTctattgatgatgatactTTATACCATGGCATTCCTCActggaaaaatttaactCACTTTTCCCTTGCTACTTGCCTTCAAGTTACTCCAAGAGCAGTTTTGGAGTTTTTTAGTCATCATCCAACAATTACAGATCCCGATAACACTTCCACATTAGAATGGCTAAACGTCAGTGTCATAGCTCATTCCTCATCTTGGAACGAGGTGCATACAATGTTTTTGCTAAAAAAACTCTGTCAGCATGGTCATAATAAGACTTTACaatatttgaatattgGCGGTTTGCCGCTCCATGTTGCACCTTCATTCAGCGAGGATCCTATCAGCGAATCCACCTATTACTACCAATGCCGCGATAGCTTACAGTTTATAAAGTGGAATTTCCccaaattgaaaagtttgaGTATAAAGGGCAATAGTATCCCGATATCTACGCTGGTAGAATTTCTAACACCAATTGATCAAGACCATCCTGATTGTGtccaaaaattgaagtttttaaatatttctgGTAATTCGTATGTTAATAAATGGACTATTCAGGATTCATTACTATACACTTGTTCTCCAAGTTTAGTCGCGTTGGAGGTTTCCTTTGAATCCTGGCAAcagattgaaaaattaaatgataGGCGTGAAATTATTGCATATAGATATAAGAATCCCAATTCGGTAATTAAAGATATTTCAACGGCCGAACAAGTGAAATGGAAATGTTACATCGATTCTTCTTATGGTAGGAGATATTGGTTGTATAAGACGGATCAGTTTTTAAATCGCGATGACTTGGAATCTAAGTCAAATCTAACTAGGTATGATTCCGAGGGCCACAAAATTATAGAAATCATAAACCAGCCAGATTTCCTAAAGTTTGCCCAAAGTAAAATCATGCTTGGTTGCGGTCTAGTTCCACAAAGTGGTATCAGACGTAAATTGTGTTATAGAGATTTAAAGCCACCAGTTTCTCAATTCCTGAACAGAAAAGGCGCCATCAGTCTTGGTGATACTCCACTGCCAATAATTACTCCAACATTACCTCGTGGTGGATGGAGAATCATTCACAATGAGgatgaaaacaataacaattaTGTTGAAATCAGTCAAAGTCACGTGACTGCTACTCCAAGAAGGAATCCTCTGTTGAGCAGACCCCCTTTAAGAGGCAACgataattcttcttccgcCAACCCATTTGCTATCAATGTTTCTCCTGCATCTCAAATCAGAGATGGGTTGTACTGGGATAGGTCGGTCCATGATTTACGAGAGCTATCATTGcaagaacaaagaattCTAGAGTTAGCTGATGAGCAGCAAGAACTAAGAACAATTGCAAACTATGAAGAAACTGACGATGAATATTTGCACGATCCTGACTTGCAACGAAGGAGATCCCAACTCCGGCTATTCGAAAATTCGCGGTCACGTTCAGGAAATAAAGCGAGACCAAGCTTAACTGGTGAACATTCGTCTTCGGGATCGTTTCTGTCATTCTCCCACTTTAGCCATCTTCACAAGCGtaaaaattattatttaacGCATCCTGATGAATTTATCTATGATCCAAAGGATCCTCTAACCACTCAGAGATATAGGTTACATTTTGAAATAGTCAACGAATATCAGGTTTTTGGGTGCATTGAGCGTGGAATGTATAGATACTACAGTTTAAAAGcatagaaatttttttttcttttcacttCCTTATCCTTCCTCCGCTCTCGTCTTGTGTATAAGATTTCTATATATGGTAAAATATTGCATACATCGTCTATCATTTAGCCAGACCTTTCGTAAACGAATTTAATGATTGCAGCATATTCCCTTCCCTAAAATCAACAGATTGAAGAATGCCTCGAAACGCAATGTGATTTTTgagttttcctttttttttcctaagGGAAGCCTCTCTCCTCCGAAAAAGGTAAACATTGCGAAAAAATGATCCAAAAGAGAgcataaaaaaacaactaAAAATGATTTACTCATCCGCTTTCTGGAGAGGGCCAAACCTGATAGTACTGACGCTAGTAATATTGGAACAAAGTTCATTGTGGTGTGTTTTTTCATTGTGCGTTAGCGATACTTGCAAAAAGTCattataattttcaatCACTTCCTTCAATTATCAATACCCCATACTAAGAACAGGCAATAGGTTTTGgaagagaagaaataaagataTCCAAGGACAACTGGAAGCTTTCCAGTGGCGTATCTATTTTGTTTGAGCTTCTAGCCGTCGAAGGAAAGATTATTCAATTGCTCTTTTAATATTCATTATTGAcgatttttatttctagGCGATTACCGGTATACGTTTCATTCTATtgataagaaaataaatcCAATTCCATTCGCTTATTTTATTTCAACATtaattataatttttttcataactCTAGCAGTTTTTTTCTGGCTTTAAGCATTTTTGACAATACCCATTATCCTCTTTCTActtgacatttttttcgatTCTACATGAAGTATGATACAATCAGACGAAGATAATTTAGACTCTTCTGAAACGACAGCATCAACGTCTTATAGTGCTACTTCATCCACATCATCCAGAGCTCAGCCAAGGGCATCCTTATTTTTGGAGAATCTTGATGACGCACATGGGAATCCTGATGCAGGCATAGAGATGGCTACTGTTGCCTATGAGAACACAAGTAGAGGCCAAGGATTTGCCgtatatataaacaatGAAAGATTTTCTCAAATAATGGGGGCATCCACAAGTTCTAGCTCGAGTAGCGCCTCGTCCTCTATTACACAATTTCACGATACCcatgataataatataccAAGGAACACTACAGTAGGGCCAACTTCACTTCGACGAGATAATGAGGAAACCGCACCATCAAGGAACGTAACTCCTTCACAAAACGTAGCGGTACGACCAGAAAGGGTAATAAATTCACCATCTTCGCAAAGATTAAGTTGCGCACTGACAATATCAACTTCAGTTCTCATGGGAGAAGATGTTGAAGGAAGCCCTTTAGAGCAAGAACATAGTAGGGTCGTATCTTCATTGTACTCTTCTTTGGCGAATCGCGGGAACGACGAGCCAAAGAATGGGACACCACCACGTCCTACTTCATTTGAAGCTAATGAAACAGCGGAACactcatttttttcataccATTATGACGATACTTTAGAACCTGATGTTGAAGAAGCAGTCAGACTAAcgaagaataaaaattccAATGTCAATTTTATAAGCTCAACTGGCGGTGAAGGTCACGGTGAGGTCCAAGATGGAGACAGAGATCAATATGAACTTGTGAGCGAATCGAAGTTTATACCACACAAATTAAAAATTCCTGAGAAGGCTGGATCAATAAAGTCATCGTCAAGTGATGATTCGCATTCGCTTGATGCACCAGCTACGTTGGCAAGGAGGATTAAAATTCCTCAGAGTCCGTCCTTAATCGGTAACATATTGATTCCTTCACAGAATAGTGATAGTAGCAGCGAAAACTCCCCCAAAGACCATATAGGGCATaataatcaagaaaattttcattcgACGTCTATGCGTAAGTCCTCTACATCCTTGGAGGAAGAAGGTCCACCAATTGGAGTTCCTTCAATTCCCGTCTTAAGGAGTGTGTCAGGGTCAAGCAAATGGGCGAGGACGCCTTTACGCTTAGAATCTGGAAGTTCAACTAAATCTGACCCATTTTCACGCTATGAAGGACATAAGACGCCCTCTCCGTTAACCAAAAtaaacaacaacaaagatAAAGCGCTACCAGAACATGGACAATTTCTTGTGTTAGCTCCAATTAAATCCCAAAGCTCAGAGTCATGCGCAGAACAGAACCCTATTATAGAAAAGCCAGCTCGAAGCATACGAcgaaagaacaaagaaaaggcaGATATCAGGAAAGAAGACGGAGATGATGTTGGAAACATAGACCTGGAAGCAAGGATGCCAATTCAGCATATCGACACCGCGTCCATCCATTCGTTTGATTCAGGTCAAAATGGATTCAAGGACGTTTACAGCATTGGAAGCATTATTGTGATCATCCTATGTTGTATTATGGTGCCACcgttattttttattattggtTGCGGCTCAAGAAGCAAATTGGTTTCAGACTATAGATTAATGAGGTTGCTCATGAATAAAGAACACCGAGCGGCTTTGCTGCAAGGATTCATATGGGATGTCGATTTAAGGTGGTTCCGGATGTTTTGTCTGATCTTAGGGGCTGCCGAAACAGTGATTGTGATGGCCGGTATTGCTATCGGCTTTGCCGTGGGCATCACACGTGAATGATAAACTGTTTTACTTATTTTCCTTGTACAGAAAGTAGAAGGCTTGTAATAATATTGTTTATCAAATaagataaaaaacaaaaaattgttttgtCTCGTTAAagctatatatatataaatagGGGTCTTTCAttaatttatatatataaagatatACTTGTGTACATGTACCCGTAAGTAGCAAAAGAAACATGCATGAGGACATGGCCTAAATTATTATTCCGAGATACCCGTTTAAGCGgtaactttcttttcaatcaaGTCGAATAGAGTGACAATATCGGCAGAG
Proteins encoded in this window:
- the BUD8 gene encoding Bud8p (Protein involved in bud-site selection~similar to YLR353W), giving the protein MIQSDEDNLDSSETTASTSYSATSSTSSRAQPRASLFLENLDDAHGNPDAGIEMATVAYENTSRGQGFAVYINNERFSQIMGASTSSSSSSASSSITQFHDTHDNNIPRNTTVGPTSLRRDNEETAPSRNVTPSQNVAVRPERVINSPSSQRLSCALTISTSVLMGEDVEGSPLEQEHSRVVSSLYSSLANRGNDEPKNGTPPRPTSFEANETAEHSFFSYHYDDTLEPDVEEAVRLTKNKNSNVNFISSTGGEGHGEVQDGDRDQYELVSESKFIPHKLKIPEKAGSIKSSSSDDSHSLDAPATLARRIKIPQSPSLIGNILIPSQNSDSSSENSPKDHIGHNNQENFHSTSMRKSSTSLEEEGPPIGVPSIPVLRSVSGSSKWARTPLRLESGSSTKSDPFSRYEGHKTPSPLTKINNNKDKALPEHGQFLVLAPIKSQSSESCAEQNPIIEKPARSIRRKNKEKADIRKEDGDDVGNIDLEARMPIQHIDTASIHSFDSGQNGFKDVYSIGSIIVIILCCIMVPPLFFIIGCGSRSKLVSDYRLMRLLMNKEHRAALLQGFIWDVDLRWFRMFCLILGAAETVIVMAGIAIGFAVGITRE
- the LUG1 gene encoding Lug1p (similar to YLR352W); protein product: MPDLKSKTLSNQSLGAAIPPEIVYQILTYQFRDLLRNDHPGTAEKFNENLATFVKSNLTVNKTFSHICQVLIYRYCNLTTAKRFHGLLQTLKGNRCLCNKVEVADFQELTSIGLGRSSEMNKMIKNLTNETLLEFLMLTKANLREFLACENIQDDLDDSIIKYILSPGKVLSVVDFCGCSGTTFTESFIKALDKYYPNKSIDQYRLEPTQQNYQITCLGLNDCIDLPSHVLWKILKMLPELQKLDLSHTSIDDDTLYHGIPHWKNLTHFSLATCLQVTPRAVLEFFSHHPTITDPDNTSTLEWLNVSVIAHSSSWNEVHTMFLLKKLCQHGHNKTLQYLNIGGLPLHVAPSFSEDPISESTYYYQCRDSLQFIKWNFPKLKSLSIKGNSIPISTLVEFLTPIDQDHPDCVQKLKFLNISGNSYVNKWTIQDSLLYTCSPSLVALEVSFESWQQIEKLNDRREIIAYRYKNPNSVIKDISTAEQVKWKCYIDSSYGRRYWLYKTDQFLNRDDLESKSNLTRYDSEGHKIIEIINQPDFLKFAQSKIMLGCGLVPQSGIRRKLCYRDLKPPVSQFLNRKGAISLGDTPLPIITPTLPRGGWRIIHNEDENNNNYVEISQSHVTATPRRNPLLSRPPLRGNDNSSSANPFAINVSPASQIRDGLYWDRSVHDLRELSLQEQRILELADEQQELRTIANYEETDDEYLHDPDLQRRRSQLRLFENSRSRSGNKARPSLTGEHSSSGSFLSFSHFSHLHKRKNYYLTHPDEFIYDPKDPLTTQRYRLHFEIVNEYQVFGCIERGMYRYYSLKA
- the NIT3 gene encoding putative hydrolase (Nit protein~similar to YLR351C) — its product is MSASKILSQKLKVALVQLSGSSPDKMANLQRAATFIERAMKEQPDTKLVVLPECFNSPYSTDQFRKYSEIINPKEPSTSVQFLSNLASKFKIILVGGTIPELDPKTDKIYNTSIIFNEDGKLIDKHRKVHLFDVDIPNGISFHESETLSPGEKSTTIDTKYGKFGVGICYDMRFPELAMLSARKGAFAMIYPSAFNTVTGPLHWHLLARSRAVDNQVYVMLCSPARNLQSSYHAYGHSIVVDPRGKIVAEAGEGEEIIYAELDPEVIESFRQAVPLTKQRRFDVYSDVNAH